The window AATTTCAAGGGGATTGAACGATACCGGAAGCAATTCGTTACGTTCCAGAGCAGTTTGTATGATCGCGTCAATCGTTTCTTCATCAATTCGTTTTATTGAAGCAAGGTATTGCCATTGGTCAAGATAAGGAACCATATCAGGATCAAGAAAAACACTGTGATTTTTTACCCGCGCTGCTTTTTGCAGGGGCAAGGCGATAAGGTTGCCAAATCCGCCTTTGGGCAGGGTGTCCTGATTAGGGAAAAACCGGTCAAAGGAGTCGAGCCCTATTTCGGGCCGCCGGTCGAGGGTCCGGGTCATTAAAAGGGAACCAAGTTTCCTGGCCTTGGACGCCGGTATCGGGTGGTCAAAGAAAATCCAGATGTGAGCACCATTTCCGGATCGGGAACGCTCAACACTGGCGGGAATCCCTTCTGTCTGACATGTTTCAAAAAAAGCCTTCACGTCTTCCTGCCATGATTGTTTGTCGAAATCGACAGCCAATAAATGACAGGTTTCATTTTGCAGCAAAGGATATATCCCCATTACGAAAGGACTTGGTTTACCCCAGTCGGTACGGGATGGAATAAACCCTGCGAGGTGGTTTCTAATAACCTCATCGGTTACAGGTTCAAAAGATCGATGAGGGCAGACACCGCAGGCCACTTGGGCTTTCTCGCATACTTCCCTAACCCATTCATTTTTACAGACCGGTTGATAGCCCGATTTTCCCGTCTTTTTGCTTTCAAACCGTTTGGCGTATATATCTTCTCTTCCCCTGAAGAGTGAACGGAACAGGGTGATTTTATCTTCGGGAGCGGAATGGTTATTGATGCCGGGGCTGCTGGCATCCTCAGTCGGGTTTTGGAGTATCAAACTCTCGACCGGCGATTCAACTTTTACTGGTTCGGTTGCGATTGCATGAGGCTCCGTCTTAAGCTGGACGAGTTCAGCTTTCTTCTGTAAAAGCAAACTTTCAAGATCAGCAATTTCAGCTACAAGCGTTTCGATAGATGCTGCTTCGTCCATGTTATTTTTTCACTAATTTATGGCAGGGCCTGAGTGTGCGGGGTATTCCCGAACGGCAACGCCTAGCCCGGTGGTTGGATTGAACTCTTTCATATCCTGCAAAATCCACCCGGAGTCGGTGGGTTTTAGTCCGTTCTGTCCATTGTTTTGCCGAATGACGGTAGATTTTGCCATTCAAACCCTTTTTATGGTAACTATTGTACCATAAATCCAGTTTTTATGCTAGAAATGTCAGGTGAAATCTGTGGAGGTTTTAGTATTATGAAAACTATTGAAGAATATATGAATGATCCTGATATTCAAACTATGCCCGAATATTTGCGGGAAATCCATGCGGCCCGCCATCTGATTCAGGATGAGACTGTCGGAATGTCAGCCGAAGAGGAAGCGAAATACCATCGGAAAAAGACAGATGAACTCTTTGCAAGGTTGGGACTTCCCCAACCCCAATATGTTGATTTTTCCGGTCAAGGCCGTCTGGATCTCACGAGACTGCCCTATTAGCCGGAAAGTCAGCATAGTAGGACAGAACTTCAAGAGCAAAACTTACCGGATTTATCCGGGCAATCTTGTTTGATTCGTAACGAGGGTACATACCCAAGAATTCGCTCCCGCGAGGGAGCCTTGGGGCGTTATAAATGGTATGTACCCGAGTCTAATACCTTTAAAGAACAACCATACCCCGACCGCTCTGCGGGGTTGGCTGATTTTGGGTTTTCGGGCAGCCCATCATCAAGCCATTTTTAGGCTATGGTTTCGGCTTTTCTCTCATCGCTGGTTCCCGTTGAGCGAGTAGCGACCTGTTTTCTTGTAACAGTGTCCATGAGGATGAATTGAAAATTGTCTCCGGAGTTTCTTTACCTTAGATAATAATGACGCATTTTCTTTCCCTTTTGGCACGAATTTGGTAATTCAGTCCAATAGTATGAATGAAAACACGCCTTTTGCGGTGGTAGCGTTTTCTTAATTTGAGTTAATTCCTTGTAACACAACAAATTAGCTTCTTTTTGGGGAGTGGAGGATTTGAACCTTCGAAGGCTGAGCCAACAGATTTACAGAACCCCGATAATGCCCCATGCAAGCCTATACAGTCTTATTGTGTATCATTTTAGCCCATTTTGATTGATTATTCAAGCTATTTGACGTATTTTGGCGTATTCCGGCCTAGACTGCATTACCTTGACATAGACGTTTTTGTGTCGATCTCTGTGTCGTTTTTGGAATCCTTGACAGAGCATACAAAAAGTAATACATCATGAATAAGGTAATTGAAAAGACCCTTTTTGTGGTATATGCCGAAAAAGGGAATGGCAAACAATTAATCACGGCCCGCCTGGCTACAAAGGCGGAAAGGAGATCATACAATGGCTATTATAGAATCGACGGTGAAGGTTGGACAAAAGCCACCTAAAGAAGCATTAAAGCGGATCCGTAAAGAAATTAAGGAAGCCGCAAAATTCCCTATAAACCTTGAGGATGCGCCGGAACTTTCCCCGGAGGCTCTTAAGGAATTTGCCCACCTGGCGGCAGAGCGGAACCGGCAGAAAAAGCGACAAGTAGTAACCCTGCGCCTTGTCCCTGATTGCCTTTCAAAATATAAGTCTCTGGGTAAAGGGTATACCAGCATAATGGCCGATGTGCTGAACTATGCCGCGAATAATCCGGAAATACTTTCAAAGTTTCGGTAATAGCTCTTTTTTCTACCAGATGAACACACTGCGTATAACCATAGATATTCCGCAGGGCCTGGCAGACCAGGTTGCCTCTGCCCAGATAGAGCAGGAATTCAAGCAATTCATTGCCATGAAATTCTACGCCGATAAAAAAATTACTATCGGTATGGCTGCCCACTATGCCGGGATGAATCGTTATGATTTTGAGCAGTATCTCGCCCAATATAATGTCCCCTGCTCTCTTCTTGAATATAATGATGTCATGGCCGACCTCGAAAAAATGAAAGACCTCACCGCTCCAGCGCAATAAATTCTGATATTAAGTGTTGTAACCTTGGCTGACGCATGAAGGTTGCGGCCAAGGCTCGGACTATAGCGGGGCTTACTTACCCCTTCACTACTAAATCGCTGCCCTATCTGGTCGGGGCCATACCACAGGCAGGAGCGGCCCTTGGGGAGTGCAACCGCATTCCGAGTTCCTCCTCCTGACACTTGGCGAGATAGGGTATTAGGCTTTTCCCCCGCGCCCCCTTTTGCCCTTGTGGTGAAAACAGGCCCCTATAAGGGTGTTAAGCGTCAATCTATTTTGCCCGGTTTAGCAAAATATGGCAATTTTCAAGCCCGTGCGCGCTCCCCCCTGGGTCGGAAAAAATTGACGGCAG is drawn from Leadbettera azotonutricia ZAS-9 and contains these coding sequences:
- a CDS encoding BrnA antitoxin family protein, which translates into the protein MAIIESTVKVGQKPPKEALKRIRKEIKEAAKFPINLEDAPELSPEALKEFAHLAAERNRQKKRQVVTLRLVPDCLSKYKSLGKGYTSIMADVLNYAANNPEILSKFR
- a CDS encoding UPF0175 family protein yields the protein MNTLRITIDIPQGLADQVASAQIEQEFKQFIAMKFYADKKITIGMAAHYAGMNRYDFEQYLAQYNVPCSLLEYNDVMADLEKMKDLTAPAQ